The Prosthecodimorpha staleyi genome has a segment encoding these proteins:
- a CDS encoding CoA-acylating methylmalonate-semialdehyde dehydrogenase yields MRHYGHFIGGKTVAGTSGREADVFEPMTGEVVAKVALATKAEVRAAVENAKAAQPAWAATNPQRRARVLMKFLELVQRDYDALADLLAREHGKTVVDARGDIQRGLEVVEFAIGVPHLMKGEYTDAAGPGIDIYSMRQPLGVVAGITPFNFPAMIPLWKCAPAIAAGNAFILKPSERDPGVPMKIAELFLEAGLPAGILNVVNGDKEAVDAVLDDPDIMAVGFVGSTTIAEYVYSRGCAAGKRVQCFGGAKNHMIIMPDADLDQAVDALIGAGYGSAGERCMAISVAVPIGEATADRLIEKLVPRVESLKIGPSTSPDADFGPLVTKAHMEKVRGYVDLGIQEGAKLLVDGRGFKMQGYENGFYMGGCLFDNVTSDMRIYKEEIFGPVLSVVRAKDYDEGLKLANDHEYGNGVAIYTRDGDSARDFASRVQVGMVGVNVPIPVPLAYYTFGGWKRSSFGDLNQHGPDSIRFYTKTKTVTSRWPSGIRTGAEFAIPTMK; encoded by the coding sequence ATGCGTCACTATGGGCACTTCATCGGCGGCAAGACTGTCGCCGGCACGTCCGGCCGCGAGGCCGATGTCTTCGAGCCGATGACCGGCGAGGTCGTCGCCAAGGTGGCGCTGGCCACCAAGGCGGAGGTCCGTGCCGCGGTCGAGAATGCCAAGGCGGCGCAACCGGCCTGGGCGGCCACCAACCCGCAGCGGCGCGCACGCGTGCTGATGAAGTTCCTGGAACTGGTCCAGCGCGACTACGACGCCCTTGCCGACCTGCTCGCCCGCGAGCACGGCAAGACCGTCGTCGACGCCCGCGGCGACATCCAGCGCGGCCTCGAGGTGGTCGAGTTCGCCATCGGCGTGCCGCACCTGATGAAGGGCGAATATACCGACGCGGCCGGCCCGGGCATCGACATCTATTCGATGCGCCAGCCGCTCGGCGTCGTCGCCGGCATCACGCCGTTCAACTTCCCGGCCATGATCCCGCTGTGGAAATGCGCCCCCGCCATCGCGGCCGGCAACGCCTTCATCCTGAAGCCGTCCGAGCGCGACCCCGGCGTGCCGATGAAGATCGCCGAGCTGTTCCTCGAGGCCGGACTGCCGGCCGGCATCCTCAACGTCGTCAACGGCGACAAGGAAGCCGTCGACGCGGTGCTGGACGATCCGGACATCATGGCGGTCGGCTTCGTCGGCTCCACCACGATCGCCGAATATGTCTATTCGCGCGGCTGCGCGGCCGGCAAGCGCGTGCAGTGCTTCGGCGGTGCCAAGAACCACATGATCATCATGCCGGATGCCGATCTCGACCAGGCCGTCGACGCCCTGATCGGCGCCGGTTACGGCTCGGCCGGCGAACGCTGCATGGCCATCTCGGTGGCGGTGCCGATCGGCGAGGCCACGGCCGACCGCCTGATCGAGAAGCTGGTGCCGCGCGTGGAAAGCCTCAAGATCGGGCCGTCGACCTCGCCGGACGCCGATTTCGGCCCGCTGGTCACCAAGGCCCACATGGAGAAGGTGCGCGGCTACGTCGATCTCGGCATCCAGGAAGGCGCCAAGCTGCTGGTCGACGGCCGCGGCTTCAAGATGCAGGGCTACGAGAACGGCTTCTACATGGGCGGCTGCCTGTTCGACAACGTGACCAGCGACATGCGCATCTACAAGGAGGAGATCTTCGGACCGGTCCTCTCGGTGGTGCGCGCCAAGGACTATGACGAAGGCCTGAAGCTCGCCAACGACCACGAATACGGCAACGGCGTCGCCATCTACACCCGCGACGGCGACAGCGCCCGCGACTTCGCCTCGCGCGTCCAGGTCGGCATGGTCGGCGTCAACGTGCCGATCCCGGTGCCGCTCGCCTACTACACCTTCGGCGGCTGGAAGCGGTCGTCCTTCGGCGACCTCAATCAGCACGGCCCGGATTCGATCCGCTTCTACACCAAGACCAAGACCGTCACCTCGCGCTGGCCGTCGGGCATCCGCACCGGCGCCGAATTCGCGATCCCGACCATGAAATAA
- a CDS encoding DUF1127 domain-containing protein, protein MMLKRFADSWSRYRKYRATVWELGGLNDRELADLGIPRADIPRLAREAVR, encoded by the coding sequence ATGATGCTGAAGCGTTTTGCCGATTCGTGGTCGCGTTACCGGAAGTACCGGGCGACCGTCTGGGAACTGGGCGGCCTGAACGACCGCGAGCTTGCCGATCTGGGCATCCCGCGCGCCGACATCCCGCGCCTGGCCCGTGAAGCCGTCCGCTGA